Proteins encoded by one window of Polaribacter haliotis:
- the lysM gene encoding peptidoglycan-binding protein LysM yields the protein MGIFSFIKNAGAKVFGIGKTTEEENAEKSGQLRNAITALELEVKDLSIEVDDDAVKLWGEAADLATKEKVVLVVGNTNGVASVEDNMSVAEVEVIEEADMAQFHTVVSGDTLGKIAKNYYGNAMKYPVIFEANKPMLSHPDKIYPGQVLRIPPLVD from the coding sequence ATGGGAATTTTTTCATTTATCAAAAATGCTGGAGCAAAAGTTTTCGGTATTGGTAAAACAACAGAAGAAGAAAATGCAGAAAAATCTGGTCAATTAAGAAATGCAATTACAGCCTTAGAATTAGAGGTAAAAGATTTATCTATTGAAGTAGATGATGATGCTGTAAAACTTTGGGGAGAAGCTGCAGATCTTGCAACTAAAGAAAAAGTTGTTCTAGTTGTAGGAAACACTAATGGAGTTGCATCTGTAGAAGATAATATGTCTGTTGCAGAAGTAGAAGTTATTGAAGAAGCAGATATGGCACAATTCCATACTGTAGTAAGTGGAGATACTTTAGGTAAAATTGCAAAAAATTATTATGGAAATGCAATGAAATATCCTGTTATTTTTGAAGCAAACAAACCAATGTTATCTCACCCAGATAAAATTTATCCAGGTCAGGTTTTAAGAATTCCGCCATTAGTAGACTAA
- the upp gene encoding uracil phosphoribosyltransferase: MKIYHIAENNSILNKFIAEIRDVKIQKDSLRFRRNIERIGEILGYELSKNLSYSGVYVETPLGKKKMQLSYNDVVLCSILRAGLPLHQGLLNYFDDAENAFISAYRHHPKNNSEFEIIVEYFASPSINNKTLLLADPMLATGQSLVAVYEAIKKYGTPKEIHIVSVIGSKEGVDFVENNFPENTKLWIATIDDKLNNKGYIVPGLGDAGDLAYGTKL; encoded by the coding sequence ATGAAAATATATCATATTGCTGAAAATAATTCGATTCTAAATAAATTTATTGCAGAAATTAGAGATGTTAAAATTCAGAAAGATTCGCTTCGATTTCGAAGAAATATCGAAAGAATTGGAGAAATTTTAGGGTATGAATTAAGTAAAAATCTTTCGTATTCAGGAGTTTATGTAGAAACTCCTTTAGGGAAGAAAAAAATGCAATTGTCTTATAATGATGTTGTTTTGTGTTCCATTTTAAGAGCAGGTTTGCCTTTACACCAAGGTTTATTAAATTATTTCGATGATGCTGAAAATGCTTTTATTTCTGCATACAGGCATCATCCTAAAAATAATAGTGAATTCGAAATTATTGTCGAATATTTTGCTTCGCCATCAATAAACAATAAAACTTTGTTATTGGCAGATCCAATGTTAGCAACTGGACAAAGTTTGGTTGCAGTTTACGAAGCAATTAAAAAATATGGAACACCAAAAGAAATTCATATTGTTTCTGTAATTGGTTCTAAAGAAGGTGTCGATTTTGTTGAAAATAATTTCCCAGAAAACACAAAATTATGGATTGCTACCATAGACGATAAATTAAATAACAAGGGATACATTGTTCCAGGTTTGGGAGATGCTGGAGATTTGGCTTATGGAACGAAATTATAA